A region of Neovison vison isolate M4711 chromosome 7, ASM_NN_V1, whole genome shotgun sequence DNA encodes the following proteins:
- the LOC122913701 gene encoding interferon-induced transmembrane protein 1-like, which yields HPLSLNTVQQDHQAAVMENPQSSAPVTTTVINIQTETPVRDHIVWSLFNTIFLNWCCLGFVAFAYSVKSRDRKMVGDVIGAQTYASTAKCLNICALVLGLLLTIVFIILFVTGALMIPQMVRQHGGY from the exons CATCCGCTAAGCTTAAACACGGTCCAGCAAGACCATCAGGCCGCCGTCATGGAGAACCCCCAGAGCTCGGCTCCCGTGACCACCACCGTGATCAACATCCAGACGGAGACGCCTGTGCGGGACCACATCGTCTGGTCCCTGTTCAACACCATCTTCTTGAACTGGTGCTGCCTGGGCTTCGTGGCCTTTGCCTACTCTGTGAAG TCCAGGGACCGGAAGATGGTGGGTGATGTGATTGGGGCCCAGACTTATGCCTCCACCGCCAAGTGCCTGAACATCTGTGCCCTGGTCCTAGGCCTCCTGCTGACCATCGTGTTCATCATCCTTTTTGTCACTGGAGCGCTGATGATTCCGCAGATGGTCAGACAGCATGGAGGCTACTAG